A single genomic interval of Corylus avellana chromosome ca10, CavTom2PMs-1.0 harbors:
- the LOC132163352 gene encoding E3 ubiquitin-protein ligase RHF2A isoform X3, giving the protein MEEIPDQGMEETKKSEPHLTSAAAFVEGGIQEACDDACSICLEAFCDSDPSTVTSCKHEFHLQCILEWCQRSSQCPMCWQSISLKDPTSQELLEAVERERSFRFNPSRNATIFHHPTLGDFELHNLPVGANDAELEERIIQHLAAAAAMGRARHIARREGHRNRSSAQGRPQFLVFSAHPNSPPAASAPVQRGEGENAPAATVSAVGEEPSQLSSSVPPLETDQISASASGSSGLAANQRGSDSRSPSQPSPSSHDRAGPSDLQSFSESLKSRLNAVSTRYKESISKSTKGWRERLFSRNTSMADLGSEVKREVNAGIATVSRMMERLETRDNSRTGAASVSNSLDNTSVAELDNQHASETGGDNCLRDTNKQASCAAGSSST; this is encoded by the exons ATGGAGGAAATTCCG GATCAGGGGATGGAGGAGACCAAGAAGTCGGAGCCCCATTTGACATCAGCCGCAGCTTTTGTGGAGGGTGGAATCCAGGAAGCCTGTGACGATGCTTGCAGCATTTGCCTTGAAGCCTTCTGTGATAGTGATCCTTCCACG GTGACCAGTTGCAAGCACGAGTTTCATCTGCAATGTATTCTTGAATG GTGCCAGAGAAGCTCCCAGTGCCCCATGTGTTGGCAATCCATCAGCCTGAAGGATCCAACCAG CCAGGAATTGCTTGAGGcagtagaaagagagagaagtttTAGGTTCAATCCATCTAGAAATGCCACTATATTTCATCATCCAACTCTGGGGGATTTTGAGTTACATAAT TTACCAGTAGGTGCAAATGATGCCGAACTCGAGGAGCGTATAATCCAGCACttagctgctgctgctgcaatGGGACGAGCACGCCATATTGCAAGAAGGGAAGGCCATAGGAATAGGTCATCAGCTCAAGGTCGTCCACAGTTCTTGGTATTCTCAGCTCATCCTAATTCACCTCCTGCTGCTTCTGCTCCAGTTCAGAGGGGGGAAGGTGAAAATGCTCCTGCAGCCACTGTATCTGCTGTTGGAGAAGAACCATCACAACTCTCTTCTTCAGTACCTCCTCTCGAAACTGACCAGATTTCTGCCTCAGCATCAGGTTCAAGTGGTCTAGCTGCCAATCAACGCGGATCAGATAG CAGGTCTCCTAGTCAACCATCACCAAGTAGTCATGATAGGGCAGGACCATCAGATCTCCAATCTTTTTCAGAATCGTTAAAGTCTCGGTTAAATGCAGTGTCAACAAg atACAAAGAATCCATTTCAAAAAGCACGAAAGGGTGGAGGGAGAGATTATTCTCTCGTAACACTTCTATGGCAGATCTTGGTTCTGAAGTTAAAAGAGAGGTAAATGCAGGGATTGCAACTGTATCACGCATGATGGAGCGTCTGGAAACCAGAGACAATAGTAGAACAGGTGCTGCTTCTGTATCAAATAGTTTAGATAATACTTCAGTTGCAGAGTTAGACAACCAGCATGCATCAGAGACTGGTGGTGACAATTGCTTGAGAGACACAAATAAGCAAGCTTCATGTGCTGCTGGCTCCAGTTCAACATAA
- the LOC132163352 gene encoding E3 ubiquitin-protein ligase RHF2A isoform X1, with amino-acid sequence MEEIPDQGMEETKKSEPHLTSAAAFVEGGIQEACDDACSICLEAFCDSDPSTVTSCKHEFHLQCILEWCQRSSQCPMCWQSISLKDPTSQELLEAVERERSFRFNPSRNATIFHHPTLGDFELHNQLPVGANDAELEERIIQHLAAAAAMGRARHIARREGHRNRSSAQGRPQFLVFSAHPNSPPAASAPVQRGEGENAPAATVSAVGEEPSQLSSSVPPLETDQISASASGSSGLAANQRGSDSRSPSQPSPSSHDRAGPSDLQSFSESLKSRLNAVSTRYKESISKSTKGWRERLFSRNTSMADLGSEVKREVNAGIATVSRMMERLETRDNSRTGAASVSNSLDNTSVAELDNQHASETGGDNCLRDTNKQASCAAGSSST; translated from the exons ATGGAGGAAATTCCG GATCAGGGGATGGAGGAGACCAAGAAGTCGGAGCCCCATTTGACATCAGCCGCAGCTTTTGTGGAGGGTGGAATCCAGGAAGCCTGTGACGATGCTTGCAGCATTTGCCTTGAAGCCTTCTGTGATAGTGATCCTTCCACG GTGACCAGTTGCAAGCACGAGTTTCATCTGCAATGTATTCTTGAATG GTGCCAGAGAAGCTCCCAGTGCCCCATGTGTTGGCAATCCATCAGCCTGAAGGATCCAACCAG CCAGGAATTGCTTGAGGcagtagaaagagagagaagtttTAGGTTCAATCCATCTAGAAATGCCACTATATTTCATCATCCAACTCTGGGGGATTTTGAGTTACATAAT CAGTTACCAGTAGGTGCAAATGATGCCGAACTCGAGGAGCGTATAATCCAGCACttagctgctgctgctgcaatGGGACGAGCACGCCATATTGCAAGAAGGGAAGGCCATAGGAATAGGTCATCAGCTCAAGGTCGTCCACAGTTCTTGGTATTCTCAGCTCATCCTAATTCACCTCCTGCTGCTTCTGCTCCAGTTCAGAGGGGGGAAGGTGAAAATGCTCCTGCAGCCACTGTATCTGCTGTTGGAGAAGAACCATCACAACTCTCTTCTTCAGTACCTCCTCTCGAAACTGACCAGATTTCTGCCTCAGCATCAGGTTCAAGTGGTCTAGCTGCCAATCAACGCGGATCAGATAG CAGGTCTCCTAGTCAACCATCACCAAGTAGTCATGATAGGGCAGGACCATCAGATCTCCAATCTTTTTCAGAATCGTTAAAGTCTCGGTTAAATGCAGTGTCAACAAg atACAAAGAATCCATTTCAAAAAGCACGAAAGGGTGGAGGGAGAGATTATTCTCTCGTAACACTTCTATGGCAGATCTTGGTTCTGAAGTTAAAAGAGAGGTAAATGCAGGGATTGCAACTGTATCACGCATGATGGAGCGTCTGGAAACCAGAGACAATAGTAGAACAGGTGCTGCTTCTGTATCAAATAGTTTAGATAATACTTCAGTTGCAGAGTTAGACAACCAGCATGCATCAGAGACTGGTGGTGACAATTGCTTGAGAGACACAAATAAGCAAGCTTCATGTGCTGCTGGCTCCAGTTCAACATAA
- the LOC132163352 gene encoding E3 ubiquitin-protein ligase RHF2A isoform X5, which yields MEEIPGMEETKKSEPHLTSAAAFVEGGIQEACDDACSICLEAFCDSDPSTVTSCKHEFHLQCILEWCQRSSQCPMCWQSISLKDPTSQELLEAVERERSFRFNPSRNATIFHHPTLGDFELHNQLPVGANDAELEERIIQHLAAAAAMGRARHIARREGHRNRSSAQGRPQFLVFSAHPNSPPAASAPVQRGEGENAPAATVSAVGEEPSQLSSSVPPLETDQISASASGSSGLAANQRGSDSRSPSQPSPSSHDRAGPSDLQSFSESLKSRLNAVSTRYKESISKSTKGWRERLFSRNTSMADLGSEVKREVNAGIATVSRMMERLETRDNSRTGAASVSNSLDNTSVAELDNQHASETGGDNCLRDTNKQASCAAGSSST from the exons ATGGAGGAAATTCCG GGGATGGAGGAGACCAAGAAGTCGGAGCCCCATTTGACATCAGCCGCAGCTTTTGTGGAGGGTGGAATCCAGGAAGCCTGTGACGATGCTTGCAGCATTTGCCTTGAAGCCTTCTGTGATAGTGATCCTTCCACG GTGACCAGTTGCAAGCACGAGTTTCATCTGCAATGTATTCTTGAATG GTGCCAGAGAAGCTCCCAGTGCCCCATGTGTTGGCAATCCATCAGCCTGAAGGATCCAACCAG CCAGGAATTGCTTGAGGcagtagaaagagagagaagtttTAGGTTCAATCCATCTAGAAATGCCACTATATTTCATCATCCAACTCTGGGGGATTTTGAGTTACATAAT CAGTTACCAGTAGGTGCAAATGATGCCGAACTCGAGGAGCGTATAATCCAGCACttagctgctgctgctgcaatGGGACGAGCACGCCATATTGCAAGAAGGGAAGGCCATAGGAATAGGTCATCAGCTCAAGGTCGTCCACAGTTCTTGGTATTCTCAGCTCATCCTAATTCACCTCCTGCTGCTTCTGCTCCAGTTCAGAGGGGGGAAGGTGAAAATGCTCCTGCAGCCACTGTATCTGCTGTTGGAGAAGAACCATCACAACTCTCTTCTTCAGTACCTCCTCTCGAAACTGACCAGATTTCTGCCTCAGCATCAGGTTCAAGTGGTCTAGCTGCCAATCAACGCGGATCAGATAG CAGGTCTCCTAGTCAACCATCACCAAGTAGTCATGATAGGGCAGGACCATCAGATCTCCAATCTTTTTCAGAATCGTTAAAGTCTCGGTTAAATGCAGTGTCAACAAg atACAAAGAATCCATTTCAAAAAGCACGAAAGGGTGGAGGGAGAGATTATTCTCTCGTAACACTTCTATGGCAGATCTTGGTTCTGAAGTTAAAAGAGAGGTAAATGCAGGGATTGCAACTGTATCACGCATGATGGAGCGTCTGGAAACCAGAGACAATAGTAGAACAGGTGCTGCTTCTGTATCAAATAGTTTAGATAATACTTCAGTTGCAGAGTTAGACAACCAGCATGCATCAGAGACTGGTGGTGACAATTGCTTGAGAGACACAAATAAGCAAGCTTCATGTGCTGCTGGCTCCAGTTCAACATAA
- the LOC132163352 gene encoding E3 ubiquitin-protein ligase RHF2A isoform X2, translated as MEEIPDQGMEETKKSEPHLTSAAAFVEGGIQEACDDACSICLEAFCDSDPSTVTSCKHEFHLQCILEWCQRSSQCPMCWQSISLKDPTSQELLEAVERERSFRFNPSRNATIFHHPTLGDFELHNQLPVGANDAELEERIIQHLAAAAAMGRARHIARREGHRNRSSAQGRPQFLVFSAHPNSPPAASAPVQRGEGENAPAATVSAVGEEPSQLSSSVPPLETDQISASASGSSGLAANQRGSDRSPSQPSPSSHDRAGPSDLQSFSESLKSRLNAVSTRYKESISKSTKGWRERLFSRNTSMADLGSEVKREVNAGIATVSRMMERLETRDNSRTGAASVSNSLDNTSVAELDNQHASETGGDNCLRDTNKQASCAAGSSST; from the exons ATGGAGGAAATTCCG GATCAGGGGATGGAGGAGACCAAGAAGTCGGAGCCCCATTTGACATCAGCCGCAGCTTTTGTGGAGGGTGGAATCCAGGAAGCCTGTGACGATGCTTGCAGCATTTGCCTTGAAGCCTTCTGTGATAGTGATCCTTCCACG GTGACCAGTTGCAAGCACGAGTTTCATCTGCAATGTATTCTTGAATG GTGCCAGAGAAGCTCCCAGTGCCCCATGTGTTGGCAATCCATCAGCCTGAAGGATCCAACCAG CCAGGAATTGCTTGAGGcagtagaaagagagagaagtttTAGGTTCAATCCATCTAGAAATGCCACTATATTTCATCATCCAACTCTGGGGGATTTTGAGTTACATAAT CAGTTACCAGTAGGTGCAAATGATGCCGAACTCGAGGAGCGTATAATCCAGCACttagctgctgctgctgcaatGGGACGAGCACGCCATATTGCAAGAAGGGAAGGCCATAGGAATAGGTCATCAGCTCAAGGTCGTCCACAGTTCTTGGTATTCTCAGCTCATCCTAATTCACCTCCTGCTGCTTCTGCTCCAGTTCAGAGGGGGGAAGGTGAAAATGCTCCTGCAGCCACTGTATCTGCTGTTGGAGAAGAACCATCACAACTCTCTTCTTCAGTACCTCCTCTCGAAACTGACCAGATTTCTGCCTCAGCATCAGGTTCAAGTGGTCTAGCTGCCAATCAACGCGGATCAGATAG GTCTCCTAGTCAACCATCACCAAGTAGTCATGATAGGGCAGGACCATCAGATCTCCAATCTTTTTCAGAATCGTTAAAGTCTCGGTTAAATGCAGTGTCAACAAg atACAAAGAATCCATTTCAAAAAGCACGAAAGGGTGGAGGGAGAGATTATTCTCTCGTAACACTTCTATGGCAGATCTTGGTTCTGAAGTTAAAAGAGAGGTAAATGCAGGGATTGCAACTGTATCACGCATGATGGAGCGTCTGGAAACCAGAGACAATAGTAGAACAGGTGCTGCTTCTGTATCAAATAGTTTAGATAATACTTCAGTTGCAGAGTTAGACAACCAGCATGCATCAGAGACTGGTGGTGACAATTGCTTGAGAGACACAAATAAGCAAGCTTCATGTGCTGCTGGCTCCAGTTCAACATAA
- the LOC132164632 gene encoding fasciclin-like arabinogalactan protein 16: MDFRICGVSKLLFVSYLCLFAGICLALPESSNPRSSGTGQISSNSVLVALLDSHYTELAELVEKAMLLQTLEETVGKHNITIFAPRNDALERDLDPEFKRFLLEPGNLKSLQKLLMFHVIPTRIRSEHWPSESDSTRKHQTLSNDHLRLARPGGERTVDRARVIHPDSVTRPDGVIHGIERLLIPQSVQDDFNNRRSLRSISAVKPEGAPEVDPRTHRLKKPAPPAKPGSPPVLPIYDALAPGPSLAPAPAPGPGGPHHHFNGEAQVKDFIQTLLHYGGYNEMADILVNLTSLATEMGRLVSEGYVLTVLAPNDEAMAKLTTDQLSEPGAPEQIMYYHLIPEYQTEESMYNAVRRFGKVKYDTLRLPNKVLAQEADGSVKFGQGDGSAYLFDPDIYTDGRISVQGIDGVLFPLEELELKTAVKTSQPTKAVAKPRRGKLMEVACRMLGTFGQDSRFITCQ, encoded by the exons ATGGATTTCCGCATCTGTGGCGTTTCAAAGCTACTGTTCGTCTCTTATCTTTGTCTCTTCGCCGGAATATGCCTTGCATTGCCTGAATCTTCCAACCCCAGGTCGTCGGGTACCGGCCAGATAAGCTCCAACTCGGTCCTCGTGGCTCTGCTGGACTCGCATTACACGGAGTTGGCCGAGCTGGTCGAGAAGGCTATGCTCTTGCAGACGCTGGAAGAGACCGTCGGCAAGCACAACATCACCATCTTCGCTCCCCGGAACGACGCTCTGGAGCGCGATCTCGACCCGGAGTTCAAGCGCTTCTTGCTGGAGCCTGGAAATCTCAAGTCGCTTCAGAAGCTCTTGATGTTCCACGTAATCCCCACCCGGATCAGATCCGAACACTGGCCTAGCGAGTCCGACTCGACGCGGAAGCACCAAACTCTCTCCAATGACCATCTCCGCCTGGCGCGTCCCGGCGGGGAAAGAACTGTGGATCGCGCTAGGGTGATCCACCCGGATTCGGTGACCCGACCCGACGGTGTGATCCATGGAATCGAACGGCTCCTGATTCCCCAGTCCGTCCAGGACGACTTCAACAACCGTCGGAGCCTCCGTTCCATCTCTGCCGTCAAACCCGAGGGAGCCCCAGAAGTCGACCCCAGGACGCATCGCCTAAAAAAACCGGCACCGCCGGCCAAACCCGGTTCTCCTCCGGTTCTTCCGATCTACGACGCTTTGGCGCCCGGACCCTCGCTGGCTCCGGCTCCGGCACCGGGACCCGGGGGTCCTCACCACCACTTCAACGGAGAGGCCCAGGTCAAGGACTTCATCCAGACGCTCCTACACTACGGTGGGTACAACGAGATGGCCGATATTTTGGTGAACCTGACCTCGTTGGCGACCGAGATGGGCCGGTTGGTCTCGGAGGGGTACGTGCTGACCGTTCTGGCGCCGAACGACGAGGCCATGGCTAAGCTGACGACGGACCAGCTGAGCGAACCAGGGGCGCCGGAGCAGATAATGTACTACCACCTGATACCGGAGTACCAGACGGAGGAGAGCATGTACAATGCAGTGAGGAGGTTCGGGAAGGTGAAGTACGATACGCTGCGTTTGCCGAATAAGGTGTTGGCCCAGGAGGCGGACGGGTCGGTCAAGTTCGGGCAGGGTGACGGGTCGGCGTACTTGTTCGATCCGGATATCTACACGGACGGTCGGATCTCTGTGCAGGGGATCGACGGGGTTTTGTTCCCGCTGGAGGAGTTGGAACTCAAGACGGCGGTGAAGACGAGTCAGCCCACCAAGGCCGTGGCCAAACCCAGGAGAG GAAAATTGATGGAGGTAGCATGCCGAATGCTCGGAACCTTTGGACAGGATTCTCGGTTCATCACTTGCCAATAA
- the LOC132163352 gene encoding E3 ubiquitin-protein ligase RHF2A isoform X4, producing the protein MEEIPDQGMEETKKSEPHLTSAAAFVEGGIQEACDDACSICLEAFCDSDPSTVTSCKHEFHLQCILEWCQRSSQCPMCWQSISLKDPTSQELLEAVERERSFRFNPSRNATIFHHPTLGDFELHNLPVGANDAELEERIIQHLAAAAAMGRARHIARREGHRNRSSAQGRPQFLVFSAHPNSPPAASAPVQRGEGENAPAATVSAVGEEPSQLSSSVPPLETDQISASASGSSGLAANQRGSDRSPSQPSPSSHDRAGPSDLQSFSESLKSRLNAVSTRYKESISKSTKGWRERLFSRNTSMADLGSEVKREVNAGIATVSRMMERLETRDNSRTGAASVSNSLDNTSVAELDNQHASETGGDNCLRDTNKQASCAAGSSST; encoded by the exons ATGGAGGAAATTCCG GATCAGGGGATGGAGGAGACCAAGAAGTCGGAGCCCCATTTGACATCAGCCGCAGCTTTTGTGGAGGGTGGAATCCAGGAAGCCTGTGACGATGCTTGCAGCATTTGCCTTGAAGCCTTCTGTGATAGTGATCCTTCCACG GTGACCAGTTGCAAGCACGAGTTTCATCTGCAATGTATTCTTGAATG GTGCCAGAGAAGCTCCCAGTGCCCCATGTGTTGGCAATCCATCAGCCTGAAGGATCCAACCAG CCAGGAATTGCTTGAGGcagtagaaagagagagaagtttTAGGTTCAATCCATCTAGAAATGCCACTATATTTCATCATCCAACTCTGGGGGATTTTGAGTTACATAAT TTACCAGTAGGTGCAAATGATGCCGAACTCGAGGAGCGTATAATCCAGCACttagctgctgctgctgcaatGGGACGAGCACGCCATATTGCAAGAAGGGAAGGCCATAGGAATAGGTCATCAGCTCAAGGTCGTCCACAGTTCTTGGTATTCTCAGCTCATCCTAATTCACCTCCTGCTGCTTCTGCTCCAGTTCAGAGGGGGGAAGGTGAAAATGCTCCTGCAGCCACTGTATCTGCTGTTGGAGAAGAACCATCACAACTCTCTTCTTCAGTACCTCCTCTCGAAACTGACCAGATTTCTGCCTCAGCATCAGGTTCAAGTGGTCTAGCTGCCAATCAACGCGGATCAGATAG GTCTCCTAGTCAACCATCACCAAGTAGTCATGATAGGGCAGGACCATCAGATCTCCAATCTTTTTCAGAATCGTTAAAGTCTCGGTTAAATGCAGTGTCAACAAg atACAAAGAATCCATTTCAAAAAGCACGAAAGGGTGGAGGGAGAGATTATTCTCTCGTAACACTTCTATGGCAGATCTTGGTTCTGAAGTTAAAAGAGAGGTAAATGCAGGGATTGCAACTGTATCACGCATGATGGAGCGTCTGGAAACCAGAGACAATAGTAGAACAGGTGCTGCTTCTGTATCAAATAGTTTAGATAATACTTCAGTTGCAGAGTTAGACAACCAGCATGCATCAGAGACTGGTGGTGACAATTGCTTGAGAGACACAAATAAGCAAGCTTCATGTGCTGCTGGCTCCAGTTCAACATAA